Part of the Roseobacter litoralis Och 149 genome, AATGAAATCTGTCTTGAGCTGTCCTTCAAAGAGCGCGAACCGAATGACCGCGAAGTGATTGGTCAAATCGCGGAAAGTATCGCCTTCTGGGCACCGCACATTGATAGTGGTGTGCAGGATTTGAACATATGAACACCATACTGATGGTTAAAACGAGGTCGTCGCATGTCTGAACCGTCTTTTTGGATTGGCACCAGTTGGAAGATGAACAAGACGCTTGCCGAAGGGCTGGATTTTGCCCGCGCGCTCGCCGCAGCGGATGGTGCGCGTGATCCGCGCATCCAGCGGTTCGTCGTGCCGCCCTTTCCTTTCGTGCGCGACATCAAGGCTGCATTGGCCGATACCTCGGTCAAGGTCGGGGCGCAGAATATGCATTGGGAGGATGCAGGCGCGTGGACGGGCGAAGTTTCCGCACCGATGCTTTTGGATTGCGGCTTGGACCTTGTGGAACTGGGACACTCCGAGCGGCGCGCGCATTTTGGCGAAACGGATGAGACCGTGGGGCTGAAGGTGGCGGCGGCTGTGCGGCATGAGTTGATCCCCTTGATCTGCATCGGCGAAACGCTGGAGGAACGCGAGGCGGGGCGCGCCAAAGAGGTGCTGGCCGCGCAGGTCAGCGCCGCGCTGGCGCGGGTTACTGGCACCGCGCCGGTCTTGCTGGCCTATGAACCGGTCTGGGCGATTGGTGAACATGGCATCCCCGCGACATCAGAATATGCCGACGCGCGACAGGCCGAGATCATCGACGTTGCAGGCGAGATGCTGGGACGGCGGGTGCCCTGCCTATACGGCGGGTCGGTCAATCAGGACAATTGCGAGGAATTGATCCGCTGCCCGCACATTGACGGGCTGTTCATCGGGCGCGCGGCGTGGGACGCGACCGGCTATCTGAAAATTCTGGAAAAATCTGCGGCAACCTTGGACTTGGGAGAAACGACATGAAAATTGCAGTGGCAGGCGATAGCGCGGGCGAAGGTTTGGCGAAAACCCTCGCGGAGCACCTTGGCGCGCACCATGACGTGGTCGAGATGTCACGCACGCAGGACGGCCCGGATGCGTTTTATGCGGACCTGTCCAACCGGGTCGCTCATGCTGTGATCGCGGGCGAGGTTGAGCGTGCCATTCTGGTCTGCGGCACCGGGATCGGCGTTTGCCTGTCGGCCAACAAGGTGCCGGGTATCCGCGCGGCACAATGCCATGATACCTATTCAGCAGGCAAAGCGGCCACCTCCAACAATGCGCAGATCATCACGCTGGGTGCGCGCGTTGTCGGCGCGGAACTGGCCAAGGATATTGTGGATGCTTATCTCTCCAGCCATTTTGATCCCGAGGGGCACTCGGCTGGAAATGTGCAGGCGATTAACCGGTTGGACGCCGCCTATAACAAGGCGTGATCCAGCGCGTGCCTTGATCATTGACAATGCTTCGGCGCGTGTTGGCGGAATCCATGAAACCCGTGCCCGGTGCTGACCGTGGTCTAGAGCGTCTGACGAAATACCTGAAACATTGGGTCTCACGTAACGCGTTGAAATCTTTGATTTCAGGCAGCGTTACGTGATCGAGGTTTTTTGCATGACGCTTTAAGCCCGTCAAAACGTGATTTGCAGCTTTACGTCCGTTGGCCGCTGTTCCACGGCCCGGTCAAAGGCCGCAATACTGTCGGAAAACGCGAATGTCTCTGAAATCAGCGGTTTCAGATCAACCTTGCCCGATGCGATCAGATTGATGGCGCGGTCATAGACATTGGCGTAGCGGAAAACGGTTTCCAGCCGCACCTCCTTGGCCTGAAGGGAGACGATGTCCATCGGCACAGGCTCCACCGGCATGCCCACCAGAACAATGGCCCCGCCGGGGCAGACAAATTGCGGGGCTTGCAGGATGGCTTGCGCCGCACCTGAGCATTCAAATACAAGATCACAGCCCCAGCCGCCTGTTTCGGCTTCGATCCTTGCAACCGCGTTGTCATCGCCCAGGTTGATCGGAACAATGGCGTCATACTGGCCGATCAGGTCCAGTTTGGGCTGGGCAAAATCGGTGATGACCACCTTGGAACATCCGCCCGCCAATGCGGCCAAAGCGACCATCATGCCGATCGGGCCAGCGCCTTGCACCAGAGCCACATCGCCCGGTTTGATCTTCGCGCGAAACGCGGCCTGCATGCCGATGGCAAAGGGTTCGACCATCGCACCCTCTCCGAAGGTCACATTGTCCGGCAGGGCGTAGGTGAATTTGGCCGGATGGACGACTTCAGGCGTCAGGCAGCCGTGGATCGGGGGCGTCGCCCAAAACCGCACAGCTGGATCCACGTTGTAGATGCCCAATTTGGCAGCGCGGGAGTTCGGATCGGGAATACCCGGCTCCATACAGATCCGGTCGCCTTTTTGCAGGTGGGACACGGCGGTGCCGACCTCCACCACGGTGCCTGCGGCCTCATGGCCCAGCACCATCGGTTCCTTTACGACAAACGGGCCGATTTTCCCATGGGTGTAGTAATGCACATCACTGCCGCAGACACCCACCGTATGAACCGCAATTCTGACGTCATGTGGACCAAGGTCGGTGTCGAGGTCTATCTCGCGCAGGGCAAGCTTGCCCTTTTCTTCCAATACGAGGGCTTGGGGCATAATCGGCCTTTCACAGTTCCTTAGGGTGCACTGGTCACACAGGTTTCCGACTGTTGGTCGAAAATATGGCTGTTCTGTTTGTCCACGGTGACATGCAATGTTTCGCCGGGAACCCAATCGCGTCTCTCGCGTGAAATGACACAGGCTTCCTTGCCGCCGATCCTGCCATAAAGATGTGTCTCCGGGCCAGTGGGTTCAGCTACAGAAAGTATCATTTTCAAATCTGACTCCGTGTCCGACAGGCTGAGGTGCTCGGGCCGTACACCCAGCAGAATTGCCTGCCCGTCTTGCAAGGCCAGACCATCGCGCACAGCAACGCGGGCGCCGCCGATATCAAGCGCGGTTTCGCCACCAGCGGTTTTGACAATCCCCTCAAGGATATTCATGCCGGGCGACCCGATGAACTGCGCCACGAAGAGGTTCTTGGGATTGTCATATACATCAAGCGGGGAGCCTGATTGCTCGATCACCCCGTCGCGCATGATCACCACGGTGTCGGCCATGGTCATGGCTTCGATCTGATCATGGGTCACATAGACGGTGGTGGTTTTCAAACGCTGGTGAAGCTCTTTGATCTCAGTACGCATCTGCACGCGCAATTTGGCGTCAAGGTTGGACAAAGGCTCATCAAAGAGAAACACGTCAGGGTCGCGTACGATCGCGCGGCCCATGGCGACACGCTGGCGTTGCCCGCCCGAAAGCTCTTTGGGATAGCGGTCCAGATAGGGTTCCAGCGACAGGATACCAGCGGCCCAGGCGACCCTTTCGTCAATTTTGGCCTTGTCCATCTTTTTCAGATTCATGGAAAACGCCATGTTGTCGCGCACTTTCATATGCGCGTAGAGGGCGTAATTCTGGAACACCATGGCGATATTGCGGTCTTTGGGATGCACACCGTTCACGCGCCGCTCCGCGATTTTTACATCGCCTGAACTGATGCTTTCCAAGCCGGCAATCATGCGCAGAAGGGTGGATTTACCACACCCCGAAGGCCCCAGAAGGACGACGAATTTGCCGTCTTCGATATCCAGATTGATGCCGTGCAGGACCGCAACATTGCCATAGGTCTTTTTCAGGTCTGCGATTGTCACTGACGCCATATGTGTGCCCACTTGGTTACTTGCCAAAGCATTCCGTATCCGCTGCTGCCTTGACGTATTCAACTTACACGCCGCCGCCCGAGAAGGCGGCGGCGCTTTTCATGGTTGAGAGACTTAGCGAAGCTCTGCTTCGGCGACCTGTTGATCAACCAGTTTTGCGATCTGATCCATGCAGGCCTTGGCATTGCCGTCATAGTCCTGACCGGTGAGCAATTTGCCCAGTTCGGTCGGGATTTCATTGTTCGCAAGACCGGCCCAGATCGCCATGTCCGGCTCGGACGCCATGTAGTTGTTGATCGTCTCAAGAACCGTGCCGAGGTGGCGGGTGGTTCCTGACCCTTCAAGGTTCTGGCGCTCCAGAATGCGTGGATCGTTGTAAGACGATGTGCGCATCGGGGCAAAGCCACCCGCGAGCGTGCAGCGTGTCATGATGTCCTTGGAGCAGGCCCACTGCATAAACAACCATGCGGCGTCGATGTTGCTGGAATAACGCGACAGGGCGATCGAGGATCCACCCTGATGGCCCCAGTTTGGAATCTCACCAAAGCCAACCGCATCGCGACCGCGCAGGTTGGACGGGCCCTGAAGCGGGGTCGTCATCTCCCAAAGACCTTTCACAGCGGAATCGTCCGCGTTCCAGCCGGGGAAGAATTCGGCCCACGACTGGCAGAGCGCGATCTGACCCGAAGCACCCATCTGCCACTGGCCATCCCATGTCGCGGCGACGGAGTTCGCTGGCGCATTTGCCAACAGGTTCATGTACCACTCCAGCCCTTCGACGCCTGCGGCGTCATTGCCCGAGAACATCTTGTCCGCGTCGAATATCGACCCGCCATGGCCCCAGACCGCCTGTGACCAGTCACATTCCAGAGAATAGTGACCAGATTTTGCCTGCAGCCCGGTGCCGTAAATACCGTTTTCCTGCTCTGCCGCGGTGATCAGTTCCACAGCCTGTGTGAAATCTTCATAGGTTTTTGGAACGGCAATGCCGTGCTTTTCAAGGATGTCCTTGCGATACATCAGCGTAAAGATCGGAATGTCGAAGGGAAGGCCGATCCACTTGTCCTGATAAAGGCTTATGCCTTCGACCAATGGCTCCGAGAAGTCATCAAAGTCAAAGCCCGGCATGGCAAGGTCAGGCTTGTCCGCATAATACTCACGCGGATCAATCGTGTCGCGCGAGAAGGTCGCAGTCCATGCCTGATCAAGGTAATAAAGGTCATAGGTGCCAAGCTGGCCCTGAACGTCCTGTGTCGCCTTGGCCAGAACCTGCTCAAGTGGAACGATTTCGATTTCCACATTGATTCCGGTCAGCTCTGTGAACTCGGATTTCAGCTGGTTCAGAACAACGGTAGGCGGTGTTGATTCCGACGTGTAGCGGATGGTGGTGCCGGCGAAGGGCTTGCCCGCTTCACGCAGGAAATTTGCCACATCCTCCGGCGTCTCCCCGTGGGCATCGGCCATTGCCATGTTGCCAAACGAGCGGAAACCGCCGAGCGATCCCGCAGCGAAGGCCGACATGCCGACACCTGCCATGCCCATTTTGCGCAGAAAATCCCGTTTCGAGATGCGTTTATTCGTGAAGTCATTGGCGCTGTCTATGATGAAGCGCTGCTTGTCGTGGGTCCTGAAGCTCATTTGGATACCTCCCTGATATGATTTGAGCCGTATTTTGCCCTCGGATGAGGGTTAGAAAGATCAGTCCTTGATTGCCCCCATCGTCAGCCCGCGCACCAGATGGTTCTGAACGAGCAGGATGAAGATAAAGCCCGGTATGATGGCCGATGTCCCAAGCGCCGAAATATATCCCCATTCGCTTCCCGTGGATGTCACGAAGGTGGTGATTTTCACCGGGATCGTGCGGATCGAACTTGTAAGGAACAGGGCCAGAAGAAATTCGGTCCAAGAGAAAATGAAACAGAGCACCGCGGTGGCCGCCAGACCGCCTTTTGACATCGGTAGGATCACTTTCCAGAACACCTGCCAGCGCGTCGCACCGTCGATCATGGCGGCATGGTCGATATCGACCGGAATGTCGTCGATGAAGGATTTCATTAAAAGCACGGCGATGGGTATATTGATCAGCGTATGGGCGATGATCAGCCCCACATAGGTGTCACGCAGGCCCATGTCGTGAAAGATGAACACCAGCGGGATGATGATCGCGATGGGCGGCAGAAACCGCTGTGAGAGCACCCAGTTCAAAAGGCCTTGCGAGCCCCGGAAACTCATGCGGGACAGGCCGTAAGCGGCCAGCATCCCCATCCCTGCCGACAGAACGGTTGAGCCGACGGCGACGATGATCGACGACAGGATCGAACCGCGCCCGTCATAGGAATTGCCACCACTGGTGCCGAAATCCGACCGGGTGTTCTGGTTCACATCAATCGAGGATTCGCCCAGCAGGGTGACGCGGTAGTTTTCCATCGTCGGCACAAAATCAAACCAGATCACGCCGTCTTTGTCGAAAACCGCCGAAATCGGTTTGATCGAGGTCAGCGCGAACCAGAAGATCGGGAACAGAAAGACCAATACGATAGAAATGGCAGCAACGTAGCGCGCGATGATGAAGGGCCGTGACTGTTCCATCAAAAGCGTACCTTGAAGACTTTAATGAAGACATTGGCAACGATCAGCACCACCAAGAGCGTAAAGATCGCAACTGTGGAGGCGAATGGGAAATTCGCGCTCTTGAAATAGATCGTTCCGGTGTAGGCCGTCAGGGTTTCGGTGGCGGTGCCGGGTCCGCTGTCCGTCAT contains:
- a CDS encoding NAD(P)-dependent alcohol dehydrogenase is translated as MPQALVLEEKGKLALREIDLDTDLGPHDVRIAVHTVGVCGSDVHYYTHGKIGPFVVKEPMVLGHEAAGTVVEVGTAVSHLQKGDRICMEPGIPDPNSRAAKLGIYNVDPAVRFWATPPIHGCLTPEVVHPAKFTYALPDNVTFGEGAMVEPFAIGMQAAFRAKIKPGDVALVQGAGPIGMMVALAALAGGCSKVVITDFAQPKLDLIGQYDAIVPINLGDDNAVARIEAETGGWGCDLVFECSGAAQAILQAPQFVCPGGAIVLVGMPVEPVPMDIVSLQAKEVRLETVFRYANVYDRAINLIASGKVDLKPLISETFAFSDSIAAFDRAVEQRPTDVKLQITF
- a CDS encoding RpiB/LacA/LacB family sugar-phosphate isomerase → MKIAVAGDSAGEGLAKTLAEHLGAHHDVVEMSRTQDGPDAFYADLSNRVAHAVIAGEVERAILVCGTGIGVCLSANKVPGIRAAQCHDTYSAGKAATSNNAQIITLGARVVGAELAKDIVDAYLSSHFDPEGHSAGNVQAINRLDAAYNKA
- a CDS encoding triose-phosphate isomerase — protein: MSEPSFWIGTSWKMNKTLAEGLDFARALAAADGARDPRIQRFVVPPFPFVRDIKAALADTSVKVGAQNMHWEDAGAWTGEVSAPMLLDCGLDLVELGHSERRAHFGETDETVGLKVAAAVRHELIPLICIGETLEEREAGRAKEVLAAQVSAALARVTGTAPVLLAYEPVWAIGEHGIPATSEYADARQAEIIDVAGEMLGRRVPCLYGGSVNQDNCEELIRCPHIDGLFIGRAAWDATGYLKILEKSAATLDLGETT
- a CDS encoding ABC transporter ATP-binding protein; translation: MASVTIADLKKTYGNVAVLHGINLDIEDGKFVVLLGPSGCGKSTLLRMIAGLESISSGDVKIAERRVNGVHPKDRNIAMVFQNYALYAHMKVRDNMAFSMNLKKMDKAKIDERVAWAAGILSLEPYLDRYPKELSGGQRQRVAMGRAIVRDPDVFLFDEPLSNLDAKLRVQMRTEIKELHQRLKTTTVYVTHDQIEAMTMADTVVIMRDGVIEQSGSPLDVYDNPKNLFVAQFIGSPGMNILEGIVKTAGGETALDIGGARVAVRDGLALQDGQAILLGVRPEHLSLSDTESDLKMILSVAEPTGPETHLYGRIGGKEACVISRERRDWVPGETLHVTVDKQNSHIFDQQSETCVTSAP
- a CDS encoding ABC transporter substrate-binding protein; this encodes MSFRTHDKQRFIIDSANDFTNKRISKRDFLRKMGMAGVGMSAFAAGSLGGFRSFGNMAMADAHGETPEDVANFLREAGKPFAGTTIRYTSESTPPTVVLNQLKSEFTELTGINVEIEIVPLEQVLAKATQDVQGQLGTYDLYYLDQAWTATFSRDTIDPREYYADKPDLAMPGFDFDDFSEPLVEGISLYQDKWIGLPFDIPIFTLMYRKDILEKHGIAVPKTYEDFTQAVELITAAEQENGIYGTGLQAKSGHYSLECDWSQAVWGHGGSIFDADKMFSGNDAAGVEGLEWYMNLLANAPANSVAATWDGQWQMGASGQIALCQSWAEFFPGWNADDSAVKGLWEMTTPLQGPSNLRGRDAVGFGEIPNWGHQGGSSIALSRYSSNIDAAWLFMQWACSKDIMTRCTLAGGFAPMRTSSYNDPRILERQNLEGSGTTRHLGTVLETINNYMASEPDMAIWAGLANNEIPTELGKLLTGQDYDGNAKACMDQIAKLVDQQVAEAELR
- a CDS encoding carbohydrate ABC transporter permease; translation: MEQSRPFIIARYVAAISIVLVFLFPIFWFALTSIKPISAVFDKDGVIWFDFVPTMENYRVTLLGESSIDVNQNTRSDFGTSGGNSYDGRGSILSSIIVAVGSTVLSAGMGMLAAYGLSRMSFRGSQGLLNWVLSQRFLPPIAIIIPLVFIFHDMGLRDTYVGLIIAHTLINIPIAVLLMKSFIDDIPVDIDHAAMIDGATRWQVFWKVILPMSKGGLAATAVLCFIFSWTEFLLALFLTSSIRTIPVKITTFVTSTGSEWGYISALGTSAIIPGFIFILLVQNHLVRGLTMGAIKD